CAGTGGGCCTGCTGGTGGAGGCCATCGCCAACGACAAGCGCATCCTGGTGGTGGGCGATTTCGACTGCGATGGCGCGACCGCCTGTGCGGTCGGCGTGCGCGGTCTGCGCATGCTCGGCGCGCAGCATGTCTTCCACGCGGTGCCGAACCGCATGGTGCACGGCTACGGTCTGTCACCGTCACTGGTGGAAGAGCTGGCCGCGCTGCAGCCGGACCTGCTGGTCACGGTCGACCACGGCATTGCCTGCCATGCCGGTGTCATCGCGGCCAAGGCGCGTGGCTGGCAGGTGCTGGTCACCGACCATCATCTTCCCGGTCCGCAGTTGCCGCCGGCCGACGTCATCGTCGATCCCAATCTCGACGGCGACGCCTTCCCCAGCAAGTCGCTGGCAGGCGTCGGCGTGATCTTCTACGTGCTGATGGCGTTGCGCCGGCAGATGCGCGAGGCCGGTGTCTTCGCCGATGGCAAGGGCCCGGACCTGACCACGCTGCTGGACCTGGTGGCAATCGGCACCGTGGCCGATCTGGTGGCGCTGGACCCGAACAACCGTGCGCTGGTCAGCGCGGGTCTGCGGCGGCTGCGTGCGGGGCAGGGCTGTGTCGGCCTGCGGGCCCTGATCGAAGCCAGTGGCCGTGACGCTGCGCGACTGACCGCCACCGACATCGGCTTCGCCCTGGGCCCGCGCCTGAATGCTGCGGGCCGGTTGGAGGACATGGCGCTGGGCATCGCGCTGCTGCTGACCGAAGACCCGCGCCAGGCGCGCGAGATCGCACAGACGCTGGAGCAGATCAATTCGGAACGCCGCGCCGTGCAGCAGTCGATGACCGACGACGCCGAGCAGGCGTTGACCCGCGTGGTGCTGGACATGTCCGGGCAACGGCCGGTCGCGGCCTGCCTGTTCGATGCCGACTGGCATCCGGGCGTGGTTGGCCTGGTTGCGTCGAAGATGAAGGATCGCCTGCATCGCCCGGTGATCGCCTTCGCCCCGGCCGAACCCGGCGCCGACGCCCTGCGCGGTTCGGCGCGCTCGATTCCTGGTCTTCACATCCGTGACGCACTGGCGCTGGTTGATGCGCGCCATCCGGGGCTGATCGAACGCTTCGGCGGCCACGCCATGGCGGCCGGCCTCAGCCTGCGCCTCGATCACGTCGATGACTTCAAGGCCGCCTTCGTCGCCGTGGTGCTGGAAATGCTCGACCCGGCGGCACTGCAGCAGCAGGTTCTCAGCGACGGCGAACTGGCAGCTGACGAGCTGGATCATCGCCATGCCGACGCCCTGCGTCTGGCCGGTCCCTGGGGGCAGGGCTTCCCGGAACCGCTGTTCGACGGTCACTTCGAAGTGGCTAACTGGCGCGTTCTGAAGGAACGCCACCTCAAGCTGGAGCTGCGCCTGCCAGGTGTGCCAGGCACCATCAACGCGATCCACTTTGGTGGCTGGCACGGCAATGCGCCCGGCCGACACGTGCACCTGGCCTACCGTCTGGCCTGCGACGACTATCGCGGCGGCAGCGCCATCCAGCTGATCGTGGAGCACTGCCTGCCCGCCCAGGAAAGGGCCCAGGCGCCGTGGTAACGCCGGGCCACGCCCGGCGGACGACTTCAGTGTCCGAACGGTAACCCCACCTGCCATGCCGGAGCGTTGAATCGTCCAAGATCCCACTGGAGTCCCGCCATGGTCTTCGCCCGTCGCTGCATCGTGTTCCTGCTGGCCCTCGCTGCCTGGCCCTCCGAAGCTCAGACGCCTCGCATCGCTTCGACACGCGTCACCCCTCCGCTGTTGATCGCGCCAGCTGCCGAACAACCGGTGCAGCTGCAGCGCGCCCGTATCGAAGGCGAGGTCCAGGCGGGCATCGCACAGACCCGGATCACGCTGGAGTTCCACAACCCGAACCGGCGCGTGCTGGAGGGTGAGCTGCAGTTCCCGCTGGGTGATGGCCAGCAGATCAGCGGCTTCGCGCTGGATATCAACGGCGAGATGCGTGACGCGGTGCCAGTGGCCAAGGACCGCGGCCGCCAGGTGTTCGAAGAGATCGCCCGCCGAGGCGTTGATCCGGGCCTGCTGGAACAGACCGCCGGCAACCAGTTCCGTCTGCGCATCTACCCGCTGCCGGCCGGTGGCAGCCGCCGCGTGCAGCTGGTGATTCGCGAGCCGTTGGCCTTCGACGGCCAAGGCTGGCAGTGGACGCTGCCACTGCGGTTCGCCGCCGGTGCAGCGGCAGTTGAGTTGAAGCTGCAGGCACCCGTCACGACCAGCGCAGGCGGGGCGCCATTCCGCATAAGTGCGGGCCAGCTGCACTGGCAGGGCAAGGGCACGCAGCTGCCGTCGCAGCTGCAGTGGAGCCTGCCCGCAGTACGACAGGCACAGGTGCAGGTAGCGCCCTGGCAGGATGGCAACTACCTGCTGGCGCAGCTGCCGGTGCCGGTCAGTCACGGGCCGCGCACGCTGCCCAGCGACGTCGGGCTGCTGTGGGACGGTTCCGGCTCGGCGGGTCAGCGCGATCGCACACGTGAGTTCGCCCTGCTGGATCGCTATTTCGCCGCGCTGGGTGACGGCACCGTGGCGTTGACCGTGCTGCGCGATCGCGCCGAACCGGTGCGGCGATTCCGTATCCGCGCGGGCAACTGGAGCGAGCTGCGCGCAGCACTGCAGGCGGTGCGCCCGGACGGTGCCAGCGCGCTGGCCCAGTGGCAGCCGCAGTCGGGCGTGAAGGAATACCTGCTGGTCAGCGATGGCCTGCTGACCTACGGCTCGGAGCAGCTGCCGACGCTGGCGCCGGATCAGCGCCTGTTTGCGGTCAGCAGTGCCGGTGGACGCACCGATGTCGTGCGACTGCGTGGCTGGAGCGAATTCCATGGTGGCCGCTTCGTTGCGCTGGGCAAGGATGTCGATGCGGCGGCGCGCGCGCTGCTGTCGTCGCCGTTGGATGTGCAGGTCGATGCGGGGCGAGGCGTGCAGGACGTGGTGATCGATCGTCGCAGTGAAGCCCAAGGTTGGTTGTGGCTGCACGCCCGACTGGCGGCCGATGGCGTGCCGATGCGGGTGCGCGTGGGTGGCGGCGAATGGCAGGCGCTGCCGGCGACGCAGAAGAGCAACGACGGCGAACTGCTGGCGGGCTTGTGGGCGCAGGCGCGCCTGCAGCAGCTGGCCGCCGACCGCGGTGGCAACCGCGAGGCCATGCAGCGTCTTTCCCAGCAGTTTGGCCTGGTCGGGCCGGATACCTCGCTGATCGTGCTGGAAACCCTGGAGGACTACCTGCGCTATGCGATCCGTCCGTCTGGCACGTTGCGCGCCGCGTACGACGCACGATTCGCAGTGCAGGTGGCCGATCGCGCCGCTGCGGATCGCCAGCGCCTGGATCAAGTGGCGGCGCGCTGGAAGGAGCGCCAGCAGTGGTGGAACCGCAGCTGGCCGAAGGGTATGCCGCCGCAGGCGAAGGGCGGGGCACTGGAGGTGGGCTCCGCAGATTACGCGATGGAATCGGCGCCAGTGGCGATGCTCGCCGCGCCGGCCCCTGCGGCACCGCCCGTTCCGGCACCGATGGCCGCCGCCGCCGAGCAGCGCATGGAAGCCGGCAGCGCGCGTGCACGTCGCTCAGCGCCTGCATCGAACAAGGCCCTGGATTCAATCACGGTCACGGGTGACCGTGTCGCTGCGCCCGCTGCCGCCAACGAGGGCGAACTCGGCATCCAGCTGGCGGCCTGGCAGCCGGACTCGGCCATCGCCCGGCGCCTGCGCCAGGGGCCGCCGTCGCAGCTCTATGACCGCTACCTGGCCGAGCGCGCTGCCCATGCCGACAGCAGCGCATTCTTCCTCGACGTGGCCGACCTGCTGCTGGAGCAGGGCCAACGCGACCTAGCCCTGCGTGTGCTGTCGAACCTGGCCGAGATGGACCTGGACAACCGCCACCTGCTGCGCGTGCTCGGCTACCGGCTGATGCAGGCCGATGCCCCCGCGCTGGCGGTGCCGGTGTTCGAGCAGGTGCTGGCCATGGGCCAGGAAGAACCGCAGAGCTTCCGCGACCTGGGCCTGGCACTGGCAGCGGCCGGCAAGCCGCAGCAGGCGCTGGTGCCGCTCTACCAGGTGGTCGTGCGCCCGTGGGACAGCCGTTTCGATGGCATCGCGTTGATCGCACTGGATGAGCTGACCAATCTGGTGGTGCGCAGCACCCCCCGGTTGGACACCTCGGCCATCGACCCGCGCCTGCTGCAGGCGATGCCGCTGGACCTGCGCGTGGTGCTGTCGTGGGATGCCGATAACAGCGACATGGACCTGTGGGTGACCGACCCGAACGGCGAGCGCGCCTACTACGGCAACCGCCTGACCTACCAGGGCGGGCAGATGTCGCAGGACTTCACCGGCGGCTATGGTCCCGAGCAGTTCTCGCTGCGCAATGCCAAGCCGGGCAAGTACAAGGTGGAAGCGAACTACTTCGGCAGCCGCCAGCAGCTGGTGACCGGGGCGACGACGCTGATGCTGCGCCTGACCACCCATTGGGGCACTGCCAAGCAGAAGGACCAGATGGTGACGATGCGGCTGAAGGATCGCGCCGAAACCGTGCTGGTGGGCGAGTTCGAGGTGAAATGACTGCTCGGATGCCAGTGTAGAGTCGAGCTTGCTCGACTGCCTCAATGTAGAGCCGAGCCTGCGCTCGGCTCATGGTAGAAGCAGCCGAGCGCGGGCTCGGCTCTACAACTGCGCAGCGTGTGCAACCGGCGACGCTGGCGGATTGGCGCGCAGGCCGAACAGGGGCCGCAGCCAGCGGGAGCGCCGGATCAGCAGTTCGTGGATCAGCAGGCAGCCGCCGACGGTGCCGCCCAGCAGCAGCGCCGGCTCCAGCCAAGGGCCCAGCTGCAACGGCTTGAGCCAGAACAGCAGGGCGATGATCAGGCTCTGGTGCAGCATGTACCACGGATAGATGGCTTCGGTGCAGTACGGCAGCCAGCGGAACGGGCGATCGAGGAAGACCTTTCCCCAGCCGAGGATGGCCAGCAGCGCGGTCCATACGTAAAGCGACTGGCTGGCGCGGCCCTGCAGTTCCCAGAACGGTTCGGGCCATTGCCGCAGCGGGGAATCGGCAGGCAGCACCTGGCCGAGGATGCGCAACCCCAGATACCAGCCGACGGCAGCCAGCGCCAGCCATAGCGTGGTACGGCGCAGAGCGACCACGCGCTCCCAGAACACCGGCTCACGACCCAGCAGGTAGCCGGCCAGGAACACCGTGGCGTACTTCGCGTGCTGGTACCAGTCGCCGAGCAGGGCATTGGTGGACGGGTAGATCGGCTCCAGCCAGATCACCCAGGCCAGCAGCAGGGCGGACGGAAGGCCGATCAGCAGGATTGGCGACGCTGCGCAGCGCGCGATCGCGTGACGCGCCAGCGCCGTTCCCAGCAATGGCATCAGCAGGGCCAACGCCAGGGTGTAGTTCCATAGATAGGCCAGGTACCACAGGTGGTTCCAGGTAATGCCGTACTGCCAGCCGGCGAAGCTGCCCTCCGGCCACGGCCGCACCTGCCAGTAGCGCAACAGGAAGTGGCCGAAGCCCGGTGCCACGTGGCCGTTGGCCACGCCTTCGCAGTAGGGCTGGATCGGCACGATCACGAACATGCCGAACAGCAAGGGCAGCAGCAGCCGCCACGTGCGCAGGCCGGCAAAGCGCAGCAGCCTGCCTTCCGGTCGCATCAGCGCGATCGCGATACCCGAAATCAGGAACAGCAGCGACATCCGCCAGCGGTTGATGAACAGCATCGGCCACTGCAGCCATTCGGTGGTATGCAGGCTCTTGAGGTGGAAACCCCAGTCATCCACGTAGGCCATGCCGGTGTGGTAGAGGATCAGCAGCGCGAAGGCGAACACGCGCAGGGCGTCGATGTCGTGGCGTCGGGTCATGGTGGTGGTGTGCCGGAGAGTCGACCCAAGGTGACGCCGCCCGGTCCGTGCGGCGACTGCCAAGGGCCCGCCGGAACCCGCGCAGTGACCAATGGCGGGGGTGGTGGGACCAATGGAGCCGCTACCCTTTGGCCATTGAGGCAGGCTGGAGCACCGCAACGACATGGATGCAGCAATGACCCAGGGCCGACCACCGCGCTGGCGCACCACCACCCGTCTGCTGGTCTGGGCAGCGATCCTGTCGGCCTCGGCGGTGACCAACGCGCTGGTTGAGGTGATGGACGCCTCGCGGCGTGGCAGCGATCTCGGCCTGTGGGAGCCGATGATCTGGGAATTCAGCAGCCTCGCCCTGATCCTGTTGACCCTGCCGCTGCTGTGGTGGGGCTGCGAGCGCTGGCCGCTGCATGCCGATACCTGGAAGCAGCGTTTGCCGCTGTACCTGCTGGCCAGCGTGGGCTGGTCGTTCCTGCACGTGGTGGGGATGATGGTGCTGCGGCACCTGGCCTATGTATCGCTGGGCTACCGCTACCAGGACGATGCGGGATGGCTGGAGCGTTTTGCCTACGAATACCTGAAGGATGTGCGCACGTTCGCGATGTTCGTGGCGCTGGAGCACTTCGCCAGCTGGTTCGGGCGGCGCAGGCAGGGCGAGGCGAGCCTGTTGGCCGAGCCCGATGTAGGCCCCCCGGTGGAACCGGTCGAGCGCCCGCAGCACTTCCTGGTGCGCAAGCTGGGCAAGGAGTTCCTGGTCGCCACCAGCGATGTGGAGTACGCCCAGGCGGCGGGGAACTACGTGAACCTGCGGGTACGCGGCCACGACTACCCGCTGCGGATCACCATGGCGGTACTGGAGCAGCGGCTGGACCCGGGCGTGTTCCTGCGCCCGCACCGCAGCTGGCTGATCCATCGTGGCCAGCTGCGCTCGATCGAGCCGCTGGACGGCGGCGAGGCCCTGCTGCACATGGCCGACGGGGCCAAGGTGCCGTGCAGCCGGCGGCAGCTGCCGGTGCTGCGCCAGGCGCTGGGCGGGGCGGGTGGGGGTAGAGTCGACCGCTAGTTGACTGTCGCGCGCAGCGCGGGCGTCACTGCAACCTGAATGAAAGGCAGTCGACTGACAGTCGACTCTACAGGGGCGGGTCTACCAGTAGCTGGCTCCCAGCGGCAGGCCGGGTCCCTCATTCCGGGCGCCGCCGGCCTGCGCTATCATTGCCAGTCATCTTTTGAATGCATAACCGCCGACATGATCGAACTGAATCCTGTCCGCCAGCGCATCACCGATCTGACCGATCGCGTGCTGTCGCTTCGGGGGTATCTTTGACTACGACGCCAAGAAAGAGCGTCTTGAAGAAGTAACGCGGGAGCTGGAAAGCCCCGACGTCTGGAACAATGCCGAGTACGCCCAGAACCTGGGCCGCGAGCGTTCCAGCCTGGAAAAGACCGTGGGCGGCATCGCCTCGGTGCTGGACGGCCTCACCGACGCGACCGAACTGCTGGAGCTGGCCGAGTCCGAGCAGGACGAGGACACCGCACTGGCCGTGGTCGCCGATCTGGACAAGCACCAGGCGCACGTGGAGAAGCTGGAGTTCCAGCGCATGTTCTCCGGCGAGATGGACAATGCCGCCGCGTTCGTCGACATCCAGGCCGGTGCCGGTGGTACCGAAGCCCAGGACTGGGCGGAAATCCTGCTGCGCATGTACCTGCGCTGGTGCGAATCGCGCGGCTGGAAGACCGAGCTGATGGAAGTGTCCGGTGGCGATGTCGCCGGCATCAAGTCGGCCACCCTGCGCGTGGAAGGCGACTACGCCTATGGCTGGCTGAAGACCGAAACCGGCGTGCACCGCCTGGTGCGCAAGTCGCCGTTCGACTCGGACAACCGCCGCCACACCAGCTTCACCTCGGTGTTCGTGTCGCCGGAAATCGATGACAACATCGATATCACCATCAACCCGGCCGACCTGCGTACCGACGTGTACCGTTCGTCCGGTGCCGGTGGCCAGCACGTGAACAAGACCGAGTCGGCGGTGCGTATCACCCACATCCCGACCAACATCGTCGTGGCCTGCCAGACCGGCCGCAGCCAGCACCAGAACCGCGACAACGCGATGAAGATGCTGGCCGCCAAGCTGTACGAGCTGGAGATCCAGAAGCGCAACGCCGAGAAGGACGCGGTGGAAGCCACCAAGTCCGACATCGGCTGGGGCAGCCAGATCCGCAATTACGTGCTGGACCAGAGCCGCATCAAGGACCTGCGTACCGGTATCGAACGTTCGGACACGCAGAAAGTGCTCGACGGCGACCTGGACGAGTTCGTCGAGGCCAGCCTGAAGGCCGGCCTCGCCGTAGGCTCCAAGCGCGTCGATGCCTGATCGGCGCGCCTGCGCGGATATCATCACCCTCGCGCGCAACGCCGAGGGTGGCTGATCGCGCTTCCGGTAGAGCCGAGCCCATGCTCGGCTGCTGTTGGCGCAGTTGCAGATGCGTCGCGCATGGCTCGACGCTACAACGGGTACGGCGGTAGCGATGATGCGAAGCGAAAGTGAACGCAAGGAGCTCGGCGGCTTTCTCAAGGCCTGCCGCGCCCGCGTCGACCCCGCCACGCTCGGCCTCCCGGCCGGGCGGCGGCGCACCCCGGGCCTGAAGCGCGAGGAAGTGGCGCTGGCCGTCGGGGTCAGTGTCAGCTGGTACACCTGGATCGAGCAGGGCCGCGAAGTGCGTGCCTCGCCCGAAGTGCTCGAGCGCCTGGCGAAGGTGCTACGCCTGAGCGATGACGAACGCGCCTATGCGTTCGCGCTGTCCGGCTATGGCGTACCGCTGGAATCGCCGGACGAGAGCGTGACCGACGGCCTGCGCCAGCTGGTGGAGGCGATGCAACCGATCCCGGCGTATGTACGCAATACGCGCTTTGACATCCTGGCCTGGAATTCGGCCATCGCCGATCTTTTCGTGGACTACAGCGAGCTGTCGCCGCACGAGCGCAACACGCTGCGGCTGATGTTCCTGTACCCGCCGTACCGCACGCTGATCCTCAACTGGGAAGAAATGACCCGCGGCCTGCTGGCGGGGTTCCGCGCGGCGATGGCGCAGGCGCCGGACAAGGCGCCGTTCCTGGCGCTGGTGGAGGACATCGCGGCGCATAGTGAGGAGTTCCGCCAGTGGTGGCCGGAGCACGATGTGCGTCGGTTCGATGAAGGTGCGAAGAAGTTGAACCATCCCACACGCGGGTTGCTGGACCTGCAGTATGTGGCGCTGGTGCCGGAGAGCCGGCACGATCTTTCTCTGGTTACTTACCTGCCGCGCAAGTAGGGGATGTTCGCCAGGGCTTGCAGCCCTGCACCCGCTCAATACAACGGCCAAAGCCAAAGCCAGAGCTGGATTCCGTGGTTTGGCGGGGCCGTGTCGGAGTGCGGGGACGCCGCAAGTACGTCAGTGTAGGCTTGGCAGCCGCATCCATGCGGCTGACACCCCGCACTCCGACACCGTCCCACCTTCGACAGATCTCCGCGGCTGTCGGCAGGTGTCGACCTTGGTGGACACATCTGTCAGATAGCGAAAGAAATTTCGGGGTCAGATCCGTTTCCATAGGAAAACGGATCTGACCCCAAGAGCATTCCCGACAGATCGCGGAAAAATGTCGAAGGCGGGGTGGGTCCGGTTGCGGGGGCGTGAGCGCCATGGATGGCGCGACCGAGGCTACATGGACGTATTCACGCCGTCCCCCGCAACCGGACCCACCCCGCCATCCCACGGAATGCAGGCCTTTGACCTTGACGTTGCCCTGGCCTCTGCGGGTGCAGGGCGCAGCCCTGCCGATAACCCCATTCAGGCAGGTAAGTGCAGGTCACAGGATACGCAGACGCCTTGTTGCCTCCACCAATCGGGTCCACATTCCTGTGCAGGAGACGTGCCACCGCCCGTCGTCGAGACACCAGGAGACCTGCATGTCCGCTGCCCCCAGTACCGCCATTTCCCGCGATCCGGCCACCGGCCAGCAGATCGCCAGCCATCCCTTCGCTACCGACGCCGAACTGGACGCCATCCTCGATCGCGGCCAGGTTGGCTTCGCCGCCTGGAGCACCCGCAGCCTCGAACAGCGGGCCGAGGTACTGCGCGCAATGGCCACCGTACTGCGCCGTGACCGCGACAAGCTGGCCGCGCTGGCCACCGCTGAAATGGGCAAGGTGCAGGCCGAATCGCTGGCCGAGATCGAGAAGTGCGCCGTGCTGTGCGACTGGTACGCCGACAACGGGGCACGGTTCCTGCGCGACGAACCGACCCAGGTGCCCGACGACAAGGCTTACGTGTCCTACCTGCCGCTGGGCGTGGTGCTGGGCATCATGCCGTGGAATTTCCCGTACTGGCAGGTAATGCGCGCGACAGTGCCGATCCTGATGGGGGGCAACGGCTTCCTGCTGAAGCCGGCCGAGAACATTGTCGGTACCGCGCAGCTGCTCGATGCCGCCTGGCGTGACGCTGGCTTGCCGGAAGGTACGTTCATCGCCGCCAACATCAGCCGCGAGGGCACCAGCCGCGCGATCGCCGATGACCGCATCGCGGCGGTAACCCTGACCGGCAGCGTTGCCGCCGGGCGCAGCATCGCTGCCCAGGCCGGGCAGGCGCTGAAGAAGGTGGTGCTGGAACTGGGCGGTTCCGATCCGTTCATCGTGCTGGCCGATGCCGACCTCGATGCCGCGGTCGATGCGGCGGTGGCCTCGCGCTTCCAGAACACCGGGCAGGTCTGCATCGCCGGCAAGCGCATCATCGTCGAAGACGCGGTCTACGATCGTTTCGTGGCGCAGTTCTGCCAGAAGGTGCAGGCGCTGACCATCGGTGACGGCCGCGATCCCGGCAACCGCATCGGCCCGATGGCACGCCAGGACCTGCTGGAACAGCTCGACGCGCAGGTGCGCGCTTCGGTGGACGCGGGCGCGAAGCTGCTGGTCGGCGGCCATCAGCTGGATCGTCCGGGCGCGTTCTATGCCCCCACGGTGCTGGCTGACGTGGAGCCGGGCATGCAGGCTTTCGATACCGAGACCTTCGGGCCGGTTGCCTCGATCAGCCGCGCTCGGGACGCCGACCATGCGGTGGACCTGGCCAACCAGAGCGAGTTCGGCCTCAGTGGCAACCTGTGGACCGGCGATCGTGCCCGTGCGATGCAGCTGGCGCG
This genomic interval from Stenotrophomonas sp. 57 contains the following:
- a CDS encoding acyltransferase family protein — protein: MTRRHDIDALRVFAFALLILYHTGMAYVDDWGFHLKSLHTTEWLQWPMLFINRWRMSLLFLISGIAIALMRPEGRLLRFAGLRTWRLLLPLLFGMFVIVPIQPYCEGVANGHVAPGFGHFLLRYWQVRPWPEGSFAGWQYGITWNHLWYLAYLWNYTLALALLMPLLGTALARHAIARCAASPILLIGLPSALLLAWVIWLEPIYPSTNALLGDWYQHAKYATVFLAGYLLGREPVFWERVVALRRTTLWLALAAVGWYLGLRILGQVLPADSPLRQWPEPFWELQGRASQSLYVWTALLAILGWGKVFLDRPFRWLPYCTEAIYPWYMLHQSLIIALLFWLKPLQLGPWLEPALLLGGTVGGCLLIHELLIRRSRWLRPLFGLRANPPASPVAHAAQL
- a CDS encoding LytTR family DNA-binding domain-containing protein, whose product is MTQGRPPRWRTTTRLLVWAAILSASAVTNALVEVMDASRRGSDLGLWEPMIWEFSSLALILLTLPLLWWGCERWPLHADTWKQRLPLYLLASVGWSFLHVVGMMVLRHLAYVSLGYRYQDDAGWLERFAYEYLKDVRTFAMFVALEHFASWFGRRRQGEASLLAEPDVGPPVEPVERPQHFLVRKLGKEFLVATSDVEYAQAAGNYVNLRVRGHDYPLRITMAVLEQRLDPGVFLRPHRSWLIHRGQLRSIEPLDGGEALLHMADGAKVPCSRRQLPVLRQALGGAGGGRVDR
- a CDS encoding NAD-dependent succinate-semialdehyde dehydrogenase, encoding MSAAPSTAISRDPATGQQIASHPFATDAELDAILDRGQVGFAAWSTRSLEQRAEVLRAMATVLRRDRDKLAALATAEMGKVQAESLAEIEKCAVLCDWYADNGARFLRDEPTQVPDDKAYVSYLPLGVVLGIMPWNFPYWQVMRATVPILMGGNGFLLKPAENIVGTAQLLDAAWRDAGLPEGTFIAANISREGTSRAIADDRIAAVTLTGSVAAGRSIAAQAGQALKKVVLELGGSDPFIVLADADLDAAVDAAVASRFQNTGQVCIAGKRIIVEDAVYDRFVAQFCQKVQALTIGDGRDPGNRIGPMARQDLLEQLDAQVRASVDAGAKLLVGGHQLDRPGAFYAPTVLADVEPGMQAFDTETFGPVASISRARDADHAVDLANQSEFGLSGNLWTGDRARAMQLARRLQTGGVFVNGFSASDPRVPIGGVKKSGFGRELSHFGIREFVNAQTVWFDKR
- the recJ gene encoding single-stranded-DNA-specific exonuclease RecJ, whose protein sequence is MSLAAEAVQPASDTPMIRRRDAVAPGSWPEGTLPLLARLYASRGAGTPELAQPKLGNLHAPELLTGIGDAVGLLVEAIANDKRILVVGDFDCDGATACAVGVRGLRMLGAQHVFHAVPNRMVHGYGLSPSLVEELAALQPDLLVTVDHGIACHAGVIAAKARGWQVLVTDHHLPGPQLPPADVIVDPNLDGDAFPSKSLAGVGVIFYVLMALRRQMREAGVFADGKGPDLTTLLDLVAIGTVADLVALDPNNRALVSAGLRRLRAGQGCVGLRALIEASGRDAARLTATDIGFALGPRLNAAGRLEDMALGIALLLTEDPRQAREIAQTLEQINSERRAVQQSMTDDAEQALTRVVLDMSGQRPVAACLFDADWHPGVVGLVASKMKDRLHRPVIAFAPAEPGADALRGSARSIPGLHIRDALALVDARHPGLIERFGGHAMAAGLSLRLDHVDDFKAAFVAVVLEMLDPAALQQQVLSDGELAADELDHRHADALRLAGPWGQGFPEPLFDGHFEVANWRVLKERHLKLELRLPGVPGTINAIHFGGWHGNAPGRHVHLAYRLACDDYRGGSAIQLIVEHCLPAQERAQAPW
- the prfB gene encoding peptide chain release factor 2 (programmed frameshift), which encodes MIELNPVRQRITDLTDRVLSLRGYLDYDAKKERLEEVTRELESPDVWNNAEYAQNLGRERSSLEKTVGGIASVLDGLTDATELLELAESEQDEDTALAVVADLDKHQAHVEKLEFQRMFSGEMDNAAAFVDIQAGAGGTEAQDWAEILLRMYLRWCESRGWKTELMEVSGGDVAGIKSATLRVEGDYAYGWLKTETGVHRLVRKSPFDSDNRRHTSFTSVFVSPEIDDNIDITINPADLRTDVYRSSGAGGQHVNKTESAVRITHIPTNIVVACQTGRSQHQNRDNAMKMLAAKLYELEIQKRNAEKDAVEATKSDIGWGSQIRNYVLDQSRIKDLRTGIERSDTQKVLDGDLDEFVEASLKAGLAVGSKRVDA
- a CDS encoding VIT domain-containing protein; translated protein: MVFARRCIVFLLALAAWPSEAQTPRIASTRVTPPLLIAPAAEQPVQLQRARIEGEVQAGIAQTRITLEFHNPNRRVLEGELQFPLGDGQQISGFALDINGEMRDAVPVAKDRGRQVFEEIARRGVDPGLLEQTAGNQFRLRIYPLPAGGSRRVQLVIREPLAFDGQGWQWTLPLRFAAGAAAVELKLQAPVTTSAGGAPFRISAGQLHWQGKGTQLPSQLQWSLPAVRQAQVQVAPWQDGNYLLAQLPVPVSHGPRTLPSDVGLLWDGSGSAGQRDRTREFALLDRYFAALGDGTVALTVLRDRAEPVRRFRIRAGNWSELRAALQAVRPDGASALAQWQPQSGVKEYLLVSDGLLTYGSEQLPTLAPDQRLFAVSSAGGRTDVVRLRGWSEFHGGRFVALGKDVDAAARALLSSPLDVQVDAGRGVQDVVIDRRSEAQGWLWLHARLAADGVPMRVRVGGGEWQALPATQKSNDGELLAGLWAQARLQQLAADRGGNREAMQRLSQQFGLVGPDTSLIVLETLEDYLRYAIRPSGTLRAAYDARFAVQVADRAAADRQRLDQVAARWKERQQWWNRSWPKGMPPQAKGGALEVGSADYAMESAPVAMLAAPAPAAPPVPAPMAAAAEQRMEAGSARARRSAPASNKALDSITVTGDRVAAPAAANEGELGIQLAAWQPDSAIARRLRQGPPSQLYDRYLAERAAHADSSAFFLDVADLLLEQGQRDLALRVLSNLAEMDLDNRHLLRVLGYRLMQADAPALAVPVFEQVLAMGQEEPQSFRDLGLALAAAGKPQQALVPLYQVVVRPWDSRFDGIALIALDELTNLVVRSTPRLDTSAIDPRLLQAMPLDLRVVLSWDADNSDMDLWVTDPNGERAYYGNRLTYQGGQMSQDFTGGYGPEQFSLRNAKPGKYKVEANYFGSRQQLVTGATTLMLRLTTHWGTAKQKDQMVTMRLKDRAETVLVGEFEVK
- a CDS encoding helix-turn-helix transcriptional regulator gives rise to the protein MMRSESERKELGGFLKACRARVDPATLGLPAGRRRTPGLKREEVALAVGVSVSWYTWIEQGREVRASPEVLERLAKVLRLSDDERAYAFALSGYGVPLESPDESVTDGLRQLVEAMQPIPAYVRNTRFDILAWNSAIADLFVDYSELSPHERNTLRLMFLYPPYRTLILNWEEMTRGLLAGFRAAMAQAPDKAPFLALVEDIAAHSEEFRQWWPEHDVRRFDEGAKKLNHPTRGLLDLQYVALVPESRHDLSLVTYLPRK